One Coffea arabica cultivar ET-39 chromosome 5e, Coffea Arabica ET-39 HiFi, whole genome shotgun sequence DNA segment encodes these proteins:
- the LOC140006502 gene encoding uncharacterized protein: MAESSTLTDGGKGQADVVLEDFATRMVEVLNSCQKSTPSMDSSSAQIGIKLDDTNYALWSQIVEMYISGKDKLGYINGELPQPSPTDPAYRRWRIEDSIVKGWLINNMAPSLIGTFVRFPTAKAVWDAIATTYFDGTDTSQLYDLRRKVTRLRQAGGLIEKYYNDLQGLWREIDFRRPNPMECAADISRYNSLIQEERVYTFLDGLDDRLDQIRSDVLRMKPFPTVEEAYAYVRREDSRQSVMMTGGDHSIGSVMASKGRKNEPILVPRAEMPTEEVNCAHCNKKGHTQDTCFKLHGYPTWWKERKGRNWQADRLNVAGQNGKVAVAVADINIAQVHSTSSTNQHQGNSHKGDNRSWY; encoded by the exons ATGGCCGAATCGTCTACGCTCACGGACGGTGGGAAAGGACAAGCTGACGTAGTTCTAGAGGATTTTGCCACTCGGATGGTGGAAGTCCTGAATAGCTGCCAGAAGTCTACACCGAGCATGGATTCGTCTTCGGCTCAGATCGGCATCAAGTTGGATGATACCAACTATGCCTTATGGTCCCAAATTGTCGAGATGTATATCTCAGGGAAGGACAAATTGGGGTATATTAATGGTGAACTCCCTCAGCCGTCACCAACAGATCCAGCGTATCGACGGTGGCGAATTGAAGACTCTATCGTGAAAGGGTGGTTGATAAATAATATGGCTCCATCCTTGATCGGTACCTTCGTTCGTTTTCCCACAGCAAAAGCAGTATGGGATGCTATTGCTACCACATACTTTGATGGAACCGATACATCCCAACTGTATGATCTGAGGCGGAAGGTGACTAGACTGAGACAAGCTGGTGGGCTGATCGAAAAGTACTACAACGATTTGCAAGGTTTGTGGAGGGAGATTGATTTTCGTCGGCCGAACCCGATGGAATGTGCTGCCGATATCAGCAGGTATAATTCTCTCATACAGGAAGAGAGAGTCTACACTTTCCTCGATGGGTTAGATGACCGACTAGACCAGATTCGCAGTGATGTTCTGCGGATGAAACCATTTCCAACAGTAGAAGAGGCATATGCCTATGTCCGACGAGAAGACAGCAGACAATCGGTGATGATGACAGGGGGAGACCACTCAATCGGCTCTGTCATggcttccaagggaaggaagAATGAGCCGATTTTAGTACCCCGAGCCGAGATGCCAACTGAGGAAGTTAATTGTGCCCACTGCAATAAGAAAGGGCACACACAAGATACGTGCTTCAAGCTGCACGGATATCCAACATGGTGGAAAGAGCGCAAAGGGCGAAATTGGCAAGCTGATCGACTGAATGTTGCTGGTCAGAACGGAAAGGTGGCCGTTGCAGTTGCTGATATCAATATTGCCCAGGTGCACTCTACGTCTTCTACCAATCAGCATCAAG GAAATTCTCACAAAGGAGATAATCGGTCGTGGTACTAG